One Thermodesulfobacteriota bacterium DNA segment encodes these proteins:
- a CDS encoding AAA family ATPase, which produces MKLAISGKGGVGKTTFSALLARTLDKQGKHVLAIDADPDANFAAALGIEDSDKITPIAEMKDLIFERTEAKPGTIGGFFKINPKVDDLPDALSVKMGNIKLMRLGGVPKGGGGCICPESTLLKALVMHIVLARDEVVVLDMEAGIEHLGRATAQAVDKLIIVVEPGRRSIDTAANIKRLAAEIRLDNIAVVGNKIRSEKDEQFLTKHLSDFEFLGFLPYDDALIEADLEGISPYDVDSPSNARVEKMISKL; this is translated from the coding sequence ATGAAACTGGCAATAAGCGGTAAAGGAGGCGTAGGCAAAACGACTTTTTCAGCTCTGTTGGCACGTACTTTGGATAAGCAGGGCAAACATGTTCTGGCAATAGATGCGGACCCGGATGCAAATTTTGCGGCTGCTCTCGGCATTGAGGATTCCGATAAAATTACTCCCATTGCCGAAATGAAAGACCTTATTTTTGAACGAACCGAGGCAAAACCCGGAACCATCGGAGGCTTTTTTAAAATAAATCCCAAGGTGGATGATCTCCCCGACGCCCTTTCTGTAAAAATGGGCAATATTAAACTGATGCGCCTGGGCGGTGTGCCCAAAGGAGGGGGCGGATGCATATGCCCGGAAAGTACGCTGTTGAAGGCGTTGGTCATGCACATTGTGCTGGCAAGGGATGAAGTCGTTGTGCTGGATATGGAAGCCGGAATCGAGCATCTTGGAAGGGCAACGGCACAGGCGGTTGATAAATTGATTATCGTGGTGGAGCCCGGACGCAGAAGCATTGATACGGCTGCCAATATTAAAAGGCTCGCTGCAGAAATCAGACTAGATAATATAGCGGTGGTGGGAAACAAGATACGAAGCGAAAAAGATGAACAGTTTTTAACCAAACATTTATCAGATTTTGAGTTCTTAGGTTTTCTTCCCTATGATGATGCACTGATTGAAGCCGACCTTGAGGGTATTTCCCCCTATGATGTAGATTCGCCTTCAAACGCACGGGTTGAAAAGATGATTTCTAAACTCTAA
- a CDS encoding prepilin-type N-terminal cleavage/methylation domain-containing protein — protein sequence MRNESGFTLIEIIVSLVLVGMMAAIAGMGIVTGTKGYLLAKENSHMAQKAQIAMARIQRELMELTDIAATQADPAFIVYDNTTGRHAIAREGSDVKMYDLPAGVMSPPADAGDILVDNVNNFTLSYYQGTDSWNGADIQRLSTIKADLTLDRSDGAGDTVTFTTTVNPRNTNNYGGVPPTAAPFSAPNYTCFVAAVASGETSVPTALLFGLFIVAFAFLSLFFLTQRHHASPSAMHGKQRRTAKGHVLRSRRRSRKRAQRLGGGQIGKLEENKGNVLIGLIVTMMIFAALGAGMVAMTGTSTFSQVTANTTSKAYYLAESGFRYAASVYVNTGDTDTDGEIEDDRNQQLQNIDGSVFTLINPDKRFDLVIFPYYFVTTGPFPSTSTLIGTMFPGQMPDNFTMPATGRINIGNHIYNYTGYAAGIFTILGGLTDDVGARMNVLPVGNPPGAATMTNGGDLTLVNAAFFPAITGKFMINGITYTYATRNGNTFQNITDANNPARVFSLPVDANTNLILRPYLRVRSTGTVGQGVEAASRDIIYNVPIPDSPTEGITVQVHDTFETTDHWKGSTWGSHAVQNIEGENVLKVTGTGAVPGAPKASLIGLDWSTTDANLASAHSLSGYFLSYDAQVKVGFVPPFTPGSWSDGDPETNGPDGLPKYYAAGLSFRLDESNNSYGVSFMRGSNFTNPLPDNIDDAIVPQDQVPLIVLWQQINSGADRQWLAYKYLTGPIIFFDDMDSGAPGWSAPIDNATPPWWLSSLDSHSLPTMWSDRTGHYVNNEDASLISPSIDLTGHTSAVLTFWHEYFFNDAGDSGRVYINGSEIASFVGPDSTSDWVKVAIDISEYIPNNVQITFRIQTDGAGTDHGWHIDDVAISEGFSVNESTLLVRIKEAGEVRFNSGGTTAIEDGDIITQANGAMGTVVGNPILSAGSWAGGDAVGIITLNRVSGTFNSGQAILVGGSNLATCQGFTDRNNYIKVFYGDVTGEGTANNDPFDLERSPNLRNEIHWPPGEVEDWSAETDFFTLVRWDAVNTTSLPTVDIVPSAYETGVIILSDENTLFTPDSGILSYARPELGLHTFGHGSTDVYFDDFGLQVEIASGAGFLTPIQE from the coding sequence ATGAGAAATGAGTCAGGATTTACCTTGATAGAGATCATCGTTTCCCTTGTACTGGTGGGTATGATGGCTGCCATTGCGGGTATGGGGATCGTGACCGGCACCAAAGGATACCTGCTGGCAAAGGAAAATTCCCACATGGCCCAGAAAGCGCAAATTGCCATGGCCCGAATCCAGCGTGAATTAATGGAACTGACTGACATTGCTGCCACACAGGCAGATCCTGCCTTTATTGTCTATGATAATACAACCGGCAGGCATGCCATTGCCAGGGAAGGTTCTGATGTGAAGATGTATGATCTGCCTGCAGGAGTGATGAGTCCCCCGGCGGATGCCGGGGATATTCTGGTGGATAATGTGAATAACTTTACATTATCATACTATCAGGGGACAGATTCCTGGAATGGAGCGGACATTCAACGTCTTTCAACCATCAAAGCAGATCTCACGCTGGACCGCTCCGACGGAGCCGGTGATACGGTTACTTTTACCACCACGGTCAATCCGAGAAATACCAATAACTACGGCGGAGTGCCACCCACCGCCGCTCCCTTCAGCGCCCCTAACTATACCTGCTTTGTGGCGGCTGTCGCTTCCGGCGAGACGTCAGTTCCCACAGCTCTTTTGTTTGGTTTGTTTATTGTTGCATTCGCGTTTTTAAGCCTTTTTTTTCTCACCCAAAGGCACCATGCTTCGCCTTCGGCTATGCATGGCAAGCAAAGGCGGACGGCAAAAGGCCATGTCCTGCGTAGCCGCAGGCGAAGCAGGAAGAGGGCACAAAGGCTGGGAGGCGGTCAGATCGGAAAGCTGGAAGAAAACAAGGGAAATGTGCTAATCGGTCTGATTGTCACCATGATGATATTTGCCGCTCTGGGTGCAGGAATGGTGGCCATGACCGGTACCTCCACGTTCAGCCAGGTGACGGCAAACACCACTTCAAAGGCATATTACCTGGCGGAATCGGGTTTCAGATACGCCGCCAGCGTATATGTTAATACCGGGGATACCGATACAGATGGCGAAATTGAAGACGACAGGAATCAGCAGCTCCAGAACATTGACGGATCGGTTTTTACATTGATTAATCCCGATAAAAGATTCGACCTTGTAATTTTTCCTTATTATTTTGTGACTACCGGCCCATTTCCCAGTACGAGTACATTAATCGGCACTATGTTCCCAGGTCAAATGCCGGACAATTTCACCATGCCGGCCACAGGCAGAATAAACATTGGTAATCATATTTACAATTATACAGGTTACGCTGCCGGAATATTTACTATTCTAGGAGGCCTGACGGATGACGTCGGTGCTCGGATGAATGTGCTTCCTGTAGGAAATCCTCCAGGGGCAGCTACTATGACAAATGGAGGCGATCTCACCCTTGTCAATGCTGCCTTTTTTCCCGCAATCACCGGAAAATTCATGATAAATGGAATTACCTATACCTATGCAACCAGAAACGGAAATACGTTTCAAAATATTACCGATGCAAATAATCCGGCCAGGGTTTTTTCTCTGCCGGTGGATGCCAATACCAATCTTATCTTAAGACCTTATTTAAGGGTTCGTTCCACCGGAACCGTGGGCCAAGGAGTTGAGGCTGCAAGCCGCGATATTATATATAACGTTCCCATCCCCGATTCTCCCACTGAGGGGATCACAGTACAGGTTCATGATACTTTTGAAACCACAGATCACTGGAAAGGCTCTACGTGGGGCAGTCATGCAGTACAAAATATCGAAGGAGAAAATGTGTTGAAGGTTACCGGCACAGGAGCAGTACCAGGAGCTCCTAAAGCAAGCCTTATCGGCCTGGACTGGTCAACCACCGATGCCAACCTGGCATCCGCTCACTCTTTATCCGGATATTTTTTAAGCTACGATGCCCAGGTCAAGGTGGGGTTTGTTCCGCCCTTTACGCCTGGGAGTTGGAGTGATGGGGACCCCGAGACAAACGGACCTGACGGTTTGCCCAAATATTATGCGGCCGGCCTGTCTTTCCGGCTGGATGAAAGCAATAACAGCTATGGGGTTTCTTTTATGCGCGGCAGCAATTTCACCAATCCCCTGCCTGACAACATTGACGATGCCATTGTTCCTCAGGATCAAGTTCCCCTGATTGTCCTGTGGCAGCAGATAAATTCAGGAGCGGACAGACAATGGCTGGCATATAAATATCTGACCGGGCCTATTATATTCTTTGATGATATGGATAGTGGTGCACCCGGGTGGTCGGCGCCTATTGATAATGCGACTCCTCCGTGGTGGTTGAGTTCACTTGATTCTCATAGCCTGCCGACAATGTGGTCTGACCGGACCGGTCATTATGTTAATAATGAAGACGCATCACTAATTTCTCCCTCAATTGATCTTACCGGACATACATCTGCGGTTCTGACCTTCTGGCATGAATATTTTTTTAATGATGCAGGCGATAGTGGGCGTGTGTATATCAACGGCAGCGAGATCGCCTCATTTGTCGGTCCTGACTCGACAAGTGATTGGGTCAAGGTCGCTATCGATATCAGCGAATATATACCCAATAATGTACAGATCACATTTCGCATTCAAACCGATGGCGCTGGTACTGACCATGGCTGGCACATCGATGATGTGGCTATTTCAGAGGGCTTTTCGGTCAACGAGTCCACCCTTTTGGTTCGAATCAAGGAAGCCGGCGAGGTGCGTTTTAACAGCGGCGGAACCACTGCCATTGAAGATGGGGATATTATCACCCAGGCAAACGGTGCCATGGGAACGGTGGTGGGAAATCCGATACTCTCTGCGGGCAGTTGGGCTGGGGGCGATGCGGTTGGAATAATCACCCTCAACAGAGTATCGGGAACCTTTAACAGCGGCCAGGCAATTCTGGTGGGTGGAAGCAATCTTGCCACCTGTCAGGGTTTCACCGACCGCAATAATTACATCAAGGTGTTTTATGGTGATGTAACAGGTGAAGGTACAGCGAATAATGACCCTTTTGATTTAGAAAGATCACCAAATTTGCGCAATGAAATTCACTGGCCTCCTGGTGAAGTTGAGGACTGGTCCGCCGAAACCGATTTTTTCACTCTGGTCCGGTGGGATGCTGTTAATACTACTAGTTTACCAACTGTAGACATTGTGCCTTCTGCGTATGAAACGGGGGTTATTATCCTTAGCGATGAAAACACTCTTTTTACCCCAGATTCCGGAATTTTATCCTATGCCCGGCCGGAACTCGGGCTGCATACATTCGGCCATGGCTCCACCGACGTTTATTTCGACGATTTCGGCTTACAAGTTGAAATTGCCTCAGGAGCCGGATTCTTGACACCGATACAAGAATAA